The Halalkalibacter krulwichiae genome has a segment encoding these proteins:
- a CDS encoding 3-hydroxyacyl-CoA dehydrogenase/enoyl-CoA hydratase family protein: MTKSFKVGVVGAGNMGSGIAQKMAQEGLDVTLVDVTEEQVERGLGIIKKTLSEGVERGIFSEEQVSETLNRIHATPSYEALKDADLVVEAVFEDLNVKGNLFQKLDQICEEKTILATNTSSLYVKDIAEFTNRPEKVIGMHYFYHPAKNRLVEVIPHQETSEETIETTLLIGKLHNKTCIVVKDSPGFAVNRYFVPFLNESVHLLEDGIANIPTIDAAAKQGFDIGMGPFELMNVTGVPIAEHSCTYLAKEISEFYAPSDLLKKQTELRENWDLSGDIDESKFAEINRHLYATVFGVAGAQVDEGVASVEDTDRGAKIGLKWKFGPFELINKIGVKEAYEMVQELDSKRSGFHVPNVLKEHAKLDQPFEFNYIDLEIKNAIAYITINRPEAMNALNPVVVEQLEQAFDQAEKKPEVKGIAIQGAGKAFVAGADINFFIDCIQTNQIEKNVAFTRKGHELFRRFETSDKVTIAVLDGLSLGGGSELALSCQAIVATQQGSMAFPESGLGIYPGLGGMLRINKHVGKELAKYFVLTGRPLPATVAKDLGIVTELTDMERIEASIEKLVENGKKDKYASREIPASYNEIVDTFNEENVQKMLNGEQPLGVSDKVAEKMTKVLSYKGPIALETINDLINQQSELTIDEGIELELSYLVKTFETDEALTGLSASMQGQRPVFKKAEVEVGGKQTQ; encoded by the coding sequence ATGACAAAGTCTTTTAAAGTTGGGGTTGTAGGAGCAGGAAATATGGGCTCTGGAATTGCACAAAAAATGGCGCAAGAAGGACTAGACGTTACGTTAGTCGATGTTACAGAAGAACAAGTTGAAAGAGGACTTGGAATTATTAAAAAGACTCTATCAGAGGGAGTCGAACGTGGTATCTTTAGTGAGGAGCAAGTAAGTGAAACACTGAATCGAATTCACGCAACACCATCCTATGAAGCTTTAAAGGATGCAGATCTTGTAGTAGAAGCTGTCTTTGAAGACTTAAATGTTAAAGGGAATTTATTTCAAAAGCTTGATCAAATTTGTGAGGAGAAAACAATTCTTGCAACAAACACATCAAGCTTATATGTTAAGGATATAGCGGAATTCACGAATCGGCCTGAAAAAGTGATTGGAATGCACTATTTCTATCACCCAGCAAAAAATAGATTAGTAGAGGTTATTCCACATCAAGAAACGAGTGAAGAGACGATTGAGACAACACTCTTAATTGGAAAGCTTCATAATAAAACGTGTATTGTCGTAAAAGACTCACCAGGATTTGCTGTTAATCGTTATTTTGTTCCGTTTTTAAATGAATCGGTTCATTTATTGGAAGATGGAATCGCAAATATTCCAACGATTGATGCTGCAGCGAAGCAAGGATTTGACATTGGAATGGGACCGTTTGAATTAATGAATGTAACAGGAGTTCCAATTGCTGAGCACTCGTGCACGTATTTAGCAAAGGAAATTAGTGAGTTCTATGCACCAAGTGACTTACTTAAAAAGCAAACAGAATTAAGAGAAAACTGGGATCTAAGTGGTGACATTGATGAAAGCAAGTTTGCAGAAATTAACCGTCATCTCTATGCAACGGTTTTTGGTGTCGCTGGCGCACAAGTTGACGAAGGTGTAGCAAGTGTTGAAGATACTGATCGCGGGGCAAAGATTGGATTGAAATGGAAGTTCGGACCGTTTGAATTGATTAATAAAATTGGTGTGAAAGAAGCATATGAAATGGTGCAAGAACTAGATTCCAAGCGATCAGGTTTTCATGTGCCAAACGTATTAAAAGAACATGCCAAACTAGATCAACCTTTTGAATTCAATTACATTGACCTTGAAATAAAAAATGCAATTGCTTACATTACGATCAATCGTCCAGAGGCGATGAATGCACTTAATCCAGTCGTAGTAGAACAATTGGAGCAAGCTTTTGATCAAGCTGAAAAGAAGCCTGAAGTGAAAGGGATTGCAATTCAAGGGGCTGGAAAGGCATTTGTTGCAGGAGCTGATATTAATTTCTTTATTGATTGCATTCAAACAAATCAAATTGAAAAAAATGTCGCGTTTACACGTAAAGGACATGAATTATTTAGAAGGTTTGAAACGTCTGATAAAGTAACGATTGCTGTATTAGATGGTCTTTCACTCGGTGGGGGAAGTGAATTAGCGTTATCTTGTCAAGCGATTGTTGCCACACAACAAGGGTCAATGGCCTTTCCTGAAAGCGGTCTAGGAATTTATCCAGGGCTAGGTGGAATGCTTCGAATTAATAAGCATGTAGGAAAAGAATTAGCTAAGTATTTTGTTCTAACTGGAAGACCGTTACCAGCAACAGTGGCGAAAGATTTAGGGATTGTGACTGAACTTACCGATATGGAAAGAATAGAAGCGTCGATTGAGAAGCTAGTTGAAAATGGGAAAAAAGATAAATATGCTAGTAGAGAGATTCCAGCGTCATATAATGAAATCGTAGACACATTTAATGAAGAAAATGTACAAAAAATGTTGAATGGTGAGCAACCTCTAGGTGTAAGTGATAAGGTTGCAGAGAAAATGACGAAAGTTCTTTCATATAAAGGACCGATAGCGCTAGAGACGATCAATGATCTTATTAATCAACAATCTGAATTAACGATTGATGAGGGCATTGAGCTTGAATTAAGCTATTTAGTGAAAACCTTTGAAACGGATGAAGCTTTAACTGGATTAAGTGCCTCTATGCAAGGACAGCGTCCGGTCTTTAAAAAAGCTGAAGTAGAGGTAGGAGGGAAGCAAACACAATGA
- a CDS encoding aldehyde dehydrogenase family protein, giving the protein MSTLIALNSKAVEFTSKPLKMLIGGRWVDAMSGKRTEIRNPATGELITTAAEGDKEDVDLAVAAARRAFEEGPWPKMKPNERARLILKLADLIEANAEELAHLDTLDYGQPVSLTTGFAAAAADNFRYYAGWATKITGETIPSSTPGNIFNYTIREPIGVCAGIVPWNAPLMNAIMKISAPLAVGNTVIVKPSEETPISLLRFAELVQEAGFPDGVVNIVTGYGATVGAALASHTDVDKIAFTGSTVVGKEIIQNSAVNIKKVTLELGGKSAHIIFDDADYETALANAANSIFFNSGQVCFAGSRLYVEKGIYDRFLADLAEYSKNYRVGNGFDKDTVIGPLISSKQKQRVLHYLDIGQQEGAEMIIGGDAKEANLANGHFVKPTVMANVHNDMTIAKEEIFGPVVSAMPFDDIDEVIKQANNTVYGLGGGICTTDLRKAHKVAHALRTGNVWVNTYNITEPGSPFGGYKQSGLGRENGAASIDMYTEIKNIWINLG; this is encoded by the coding sequence ATGTCCACATTAATTGCATTAAATTCAAAGGCAGTCGAGTTTACTTCCAAACCTTTAAAAATGTTAATAGGTGGTAGATGGGTAGATGCAATGTCAGGTAAAAGAACGGAAATAAGAAATCCGGCAACAGGTGAGTTAATTACTACAGCGGCAGAAGGTGATAAAGAGGATGTAGATTTGGCAGTTGCAGCGGCACGAAGAGCATTTGAAGAAGGTCCTTGGCCTAAAATGAAGCCAAATGAAAGAGCAAGGCTCATTTTAAAACTTGCAGATTTAATTGAAGCAAATGCGGAAGAATTGGCACATTTGGATACGCTTGATTATGGTCAACCGGTTTCTCTTACGACTGGCTTTGCAGCAGCAGCAGCTGATAATTTCCGTTATTATGCAGGATGGGCAACGAAAATAACAGGAGAAACAATTCCTTCTTCAACCCCTGGAAACATCTTTAACTATACGATTCGTGAACCAATTGGCGTTTGTGCAGGGATTGTTCCGTGGAATGCACCGTTAATGAATGCAATTATGAAAATTTCAGCACCATTGGCAGTTGGAAATACAGTCATTGTCAAACCTTCTGAAGAGACCCCGATTAGCTTGCTGCGTTTTGCTGAATTAGTCCAAGAAGCAGGGTTCCCAGATGGAGTCGTTAATATTGTCACTGGCTATGGAGCGACTGTCGGTGCAGCGCTTGCCTCACATACCGATGTCGACAAAATTGCGTTTACTGGTTCTACTGTTGTTGGGAAAGAAATCATCCAGAATAGTGCGGTTAACATTAAAAAAGTAACACTTGAGTTAGGTGGGAAATCTGCTCATATTATATTTGATGATGCCGACTATGAAACAGCTCTAGCAAATGCTGCCAATTCAATCTTTTTCAACTCTGGTCAAGTGTGTTTTGCCGGATCTCGATTATATGTTGAAAAAGGCATTTATGATCGTTTCTTAGCTGACTTAGCTGAATACTCGAAAAATTACCGTGTAGGAAATGGCTTTGACAAGGATACGGTTATCGGGCCTCTTATTTCATCTAAACAGAAACAACGAGTCCTTCATTATTTGGATATTGGCCAACAGGAAGGAGCAGAGATGATAATTGGCGGTGATGCTAAAGAGGCAAATCTAGCAAATGGACATTTTGTTAAGCCGACGGTAATGGCTAATGTTCATAATGACATGACGATTGCGAAAGAGGAAATCTTTGGTCCTGTCGTTTCTGCTATGCCGTTTGATGATATTGATGAAGTGATTAAACAAGCGAACAATACGGTTTATGGTTTAGGTGGAGGGATATGTACAACGGATCTTCGGAAAGCACATAAAGTAGCTCACGCATTACGAACTGGAAATGTATGGGTCAATACGTACAATATCACAGAGCCGGGCTCACCGTTTGGAGGTTACAAACAAAGTGGGTTGGGGAGAGAAAATGGGGCTGCATCCATTGATATGTATACAGAAATTAAAAACATCTGGATTAACTTAGGTTAA
- a CDS encoding potassium channel family protein: MAEQKKQFAVIGLGRFGGSVCKELYSMGHQVLAIDIREEKVNEFARHSTHSVIADSTDEKALQSLGIRNFEYVIVAIGDNIQSSILTTLVLKEMNVEKVWVKAQNAYHHKVLEKIGADRIIHPEHDMGVRIAQHLTSDKIVDYIELSEEYSIVELLATKKVHNKTIVNLDIRAKYGCTILAIKRGEDINVSPMPDELIYQEDVLIVIGHKRDLKRFEEDGI, encoded by the coding sequence TTGGCAGAACAAAAGAAACAATTTGCTGTTATCGGCTTAGGTCGATTTGGAGGCAGTGTTTGTAAAGAATTATATAGTATGGGTCATCAAGTATTAGCAATTGATATTAGAGAGGAAAAAGTAAATGAATTTGCACGGCATTCCACTCACTCTGTCATTGCAGATTCTACTGATGAAAAAGCGTTACAGTCTCTTGGGATTCGTAATTTTGAATATGTTATTGTTGCGATCGGTGACAATATCCAATCTAGCATTTTAACCACATTAGTGTTAAAGGAAATGAATGTTGAAAAGGTCTGGGTAAAAGCTCAAAATGCTTATCATCATAAAGTACTAGAAAAGATTGGAGCGGACCGCATTATCCATCCAGAGCATGATATGGGCGTGAGAATTGCGCAGCACTTAACCTCAGATAAAATCGTAGACTATATTGAACTATCAGAGGAATATAGCATTGTCGAACTACTCGCAACCAAGAAAGTGCATAACAAAACAATTGTAAATTTAGATATCCGTGCTAAATATGGTTGCACCATTTTAGCTATTAAGCGGGGGGAGGACATTAATGTTTCTCCTATGCCAGATGAATTGATTTATCAAGAAGATGTCCTTATTGTCATTGGTCACAAGAGAGACTTAAAACGCTTTGAAGAAGATGGAATTTAA
- a CDS encoding thiolase family protein — MSMFHKAYIPYGGYYSTPFVKWQGLLQNENSIELGAKSSKKWFESRNINPNEELDYVYLGVTVGQKSVFYGASWAATMMGAPDIPGQTLMHACATSTTSIFNAATAVEVGNVNTAYCLLTDRCSNGPHTIWPNPKGPGGQVISENWNLDNMSADPSTGIGMLMTAEKVAKEHGFTKEQADELIFRRYEQYADALKDDRSFQKRYMQPVEVALSKRETVLIETDGGVTETSREALQRLKPTTENGIVSFGGQTHPADGNVGVIVTSQDNARRLSTDSSIPIQVISYGYARAEKATMPVAPVPAVRMALERAGITIDQVTTIKNHSPFIVNDMYFAKELGIDPMTFNNYGTSLVFGHPQAPTVGRLLIEAIEETVEKGGGYALATGCAAGDNGAAILVKVG; from the coding sequence ATGAGTATGTTTCACAAAGCATATATCCCATATGGAGGCTATTATTCTACTCCTTTTGTTAAGTGGCAAGGTTTATTACAAAATGAGAATTCAATCGAATTAGGGGCCAAAAGCAGTAAGAAATGGTTTGAATCTAGAAACATTAATCCTAATGAAGAATTAGATTATGTATATTTAGGTGTAACAGTTGGACAAAAAAGTGTCTTCTATGGTGCTTCATGGGCAGCTACGATGATGGGGGCTCCAGATATTCCGGGACAGACGCTTATGCATGCTTGTGCGACATCAACCACTTCTATATTCAACGCAGCAACAGCGGTTGAAGTTGGAAATGTCAATACAGCCTATTGCTTGTTAACGGATCGTTGTTCGAATGGTCCGCACACGATATGGCCGAACCCTAAAGGGCCTGGAGGGCAGGTTATTTCTGAAAATTGGAACTTAGATAACATGTCGGCGGATCCATCAACTGGTATTGGGATGTTAATGACGGCAGAAAAAGTAGCGAAGGAACATGGATTTACAAAGGAGCAAGCGGATGAACTGATTTTCCGAAGATATGAACAATATGCTGATGCGTTAAAAGATGACCGTTCTTTCCAAAAGCGTTATATGCAGCCAGTTGAAGTTGCGCTATCAAAGCGAGAAACAGTCCTGATTGAAACAGACGGAGGAGTAACAGAAACGTCAAGAGAAGCCCTACAGCGATTAAAGCCGACTACAGAAAATGGCATTGTTTCATTTGGAGGTCAGACTCATCCAGCTGATGGGAATGTCGGCGTGATCGTAACATCACAAGACAATGCTAGACGTCTCAGTACGGATTCAAGTATTCCGATTCAAGTGATTTCTTACGGGTATGCAAGAGCGGAGAAAGCAACTATGCCAGTAGCTCCTGTACCAGCCGTTCGAATGGCACTTGAACGAGCTGGAATTACAATTGATCAAGTGACAACAATTAAAAATCATAGTCCATTCATTGTCAATGATATGTACTTTGCTAAAGAGCTTGGCATTGATCCAATGACCTTTAATAATTATGGAACTTCTCTAGTATTCGGCCACCCACAAGCACCAACGGTTGGACGCTTATTAATTGAAGCGATTGAAGAAACGGTTGAAAAGGGTGGCGGTTACGCATTAGCAACGGGCTGTGCAGCAGGTGACAATGGTGCGGCAATCCTCGTTAAGGTTGGGTAA
- a CDS encoding TetR/AcrR family transcriptional regulator codes for MNQTTQKKAIRSKKIFKKILLTLLQKKPFDEITITEIVREAEFNRGTFYFHYEQKEDLLEEMIEDVFVELRKAFRHCYLNSDTEVNILELSTIPLFDHFIEYKQFYQVMLGSHITHNFRDQLIESMKKHFREDIDFQANDIDTDINIELFYTYRVSGMIGLILEWIQNDFNHPKTYMAEQIVKIATFYTKKVYIKS; via the coding sequence ATGAATCAAACGACTCAAAAGAAAGCCATACGATCTAAAAAGATTTTCAAGAAAATTCTTTTAACTTTGCTACAGAAGAAACCCTTTGACGAAATTACCATAACCGAAATCGTGAGAGAAGCTGAATTTAATCGTGGTACATTTTATTTTCACTACGAGCAAAAAGAAGATTTATTAGAAGAGATGATTGAAGATGTCTTTGTTGAACTACGCAAAGCATTTCGTCACTGCTATTTGAACTCTGATACGGAAGTAAATATATTAGAGCTTTCTACCATTCCTTTATTTGACCACTTTATCGAGTACAAACAATTTTATCAAGTGATGCTAGGCTCTCATATTACCCATAATTTCAGAGACCAATTAATTGAGTCCATGAAGAAACACTTTAGAGAAGATATTGACTTCCAGGCAAATGACATTGATACAGACATTAATATTGAACTTTTTTATACATATCGCGTCAGCGGAATGATAGGGCTCATCCTCGAGTGGATCCAAAACGACTTTAACCATCCAAAAACGTATATGGCTGAACAAATAGTTAAAATCGCGACTTTCTATACAAAGAAGGTTTACATTAAAAGTTAG
- a CDS encoding TRAP transporter substrate-binding protein, which translates to MKKNKALFTVLFVSMLLLLAACGGNEGAQSDGISDEQTYNFRVSLVTPPSHGWTVTAEKFNEELQARSDGRMSAEVFPSEQLGSEADMVQQMEIGSLDFGFITNAYMSTRSESLNAWFMPFLFENLEEASQVRQSEEAKQMLAELESQGLVGLDFSFAGERHVLMKSGAIEDPSDLAGKKLRIIGNPVMQEFWTGLGVSPTPMPLGEVYSSLQTGVIDGIDIDLDALVSLNLQEIADDLTLTKHMAFPSVVVMSQEVFNSLSAEDQEIVKEAMQAAVDWGVEDAIQREESNLAKLQDAGLTIIDNVDTSAFTSVQEDIYSKYSSNEIINSFIESNQ; encoded by the coding sequence ATGAAAAAAAACAAAGCTCTTTTTACTGTATTATTTGTGTCAATGCTCCTTCTACTCGCTGCATGTGGCGGCAATGAAGGTGCTCAGTCTGACGGAATATCAGATGAGCAAACGTATAACTTCCGGGTTTCGTTAGTAACTCCACCATCCCATGGTTGGACAGTAACAGCGGAGAAATTTAATGAAGAACTTCAAGCACGTTCTGATGGTCGTATGAGTGCAGAAGTATTTCCAAGTGAACAACTTGGTTCTGAAGCTGATATGGTTCAACAAATGGAAATAGGATCACTAGATTTTGGTTTTATTACAAATGCCTACATGAGTACTAGATCTGAATCTTTAAATGCGTGGTTTATGCCGTTTTTATTTGAAAATTTAGAAGAGGCAAGCCAAGTTCGTCAATCAGAAGAAGCAAAGCAAATGTTAGCTGAGCTTGAGTCGCAAGGACTTGTTGGATTAGACTTCAGTTTTGCTGGAGAGCGTCATGTATTAATGAAGAGTGGTGCAATTGAAGATCCATCTGATTTAGCTGGTAAGAAATTACGTATCATTGGTAATCCAGTTATGCAAGAATTTTGGACTGGTTTAGGAGTTAGTCCTACACCGATGCCGCTTGGGGAAGTTTATTCATCACTACAAACAGGTGTTATTGATGGAATTGATATTGATTTAGATGCTCTTGTTTCTTTAAATCTGCAAGAGATTGCTGATGATTTAACATTAACAAAGCATATGGCATTCCCATCAGTTGTTGTAATGAGTCAAGAAGTGTTCAATTCACTATCAGCTGAAGACCAAGAAATTGTAAAAGAAGCGATGCAGGCGGCAGTTGATTGGGGAGTTGAAGATGCGATTCAACGTGAGGAAAGCAACCTTGCAAAATTACAAGATGCTGGCTTAACAATTATTGATAATGTTGATACAAGTGCTTTTACATCTGTACAAGAAGATATCTATTCTAAATATAGCAGCAATGAAATCATTAATAGTTTCATAGAAAGCAATCAGTAA
- a CDS encoding long-chain-fatty-acid--CoA ligase translates to MNYDLSLPEVLEEAYQKHPDKEAIYDGLSRLSYRQLYEDVQLLTSGLSQIGIKKGDRVIASLPNWNEFVTIYFSLASLGAILVPCNTRYRTEELEYILEDCGAKVAFISEDSGHIDTLNHYLKTSTNGKTLEHIITVRFKKDGHTSFAELLDLGQKSQVQAATINPVEDVFSILYTSGTTGKPKGAMLTHKNVVHTAKISAEYMECSSEDVFLVAVPAFHVFGMVPGIMSAISVAGKIVFMEQFKAEKALKLIEQEKISVHHGVPTMFILELNHAEFKNVDLSSLRTGIIAAAPCPEEIVKKIRTDMGCDVVVSYGLTESSAGVTMTSFDDDDAVRSETVGKVMPGAEAKVVDSNRQEVATNEVGELAIKSFGVMKGYYQLPEKTSEAIDHEGWFYTGDLATIDERGYIRIVGRKKEMIIRGGYNIYPREIEEIFYAHPSVLEVAVIGLPDTVLGEVTCAAIKLKPNQQEDETSMKEYIKGKIANYKIPDHFIFLEELPMTGSGKIKKMALESEVREKLKASLR, encoded by the coding sequence GTGAATTACGATCTATCACTACCTGAAGTATTAGAAGAAGCATATCAAAAACATCCTGATAAAGAAGCAATTTATGATGGGCTTTCACGATTATCGTACAGACAACTATATGAGGATGTACAATTATTAACGTCTGGATTATCGCAAATAGGCATTAAAAAAGGCGACCGAGTGATAGCCTCACTGCCAAACTGGAATGAGTTTGTCACGATTTATTTTAGTTTAGCAAGTCTTGGAGCCATCTTAGTACCTTGCAATACTCGCTATCGCACCGAAGAATTAGAATATATTCTCGAGGATTGTGGAGCGAAAGTGGCCTTCATATCGGAAGATTCAGGCCACATAGATACACTAAATCATTATTTGAAAACATCAACAAACGGAAAAACACTTGAACACATTATTACCGTGCGCTTCAAGAAAGATGGCCATACGTCATTTGCTGAGCTATTAGACTTAGGTCAAAAAAGCCAAGTACAAGCGGCTACCATCAACCCAGTTGAAGATGTTTTTTCGATTTTATATACATCAGGCACAACTGGAAAACCTAAAGGAGCAATGTTAACTCATAAAAACGTTGTTCATACAGCGAAAATCTCTGCAGAATACATGGAGTGTAGTAGCGAAGATGTCTTTTTAGTGGCTGTTCCGGCTTTTCACGTATTTGGAATGGTGCCAGGGATCATGTCGGCGATCTCAGTTGCTGGAAAAATTGTCTTCATGGAGCAGTTTAAAGCGGAAAAAGCCTTGAAACTAATTGAACAAGAAAAAATATCGGTTCATCACGGAGTACCAACGATGTTTATTCTTGAATTAAATCATGCAGAATTTAAAAATGTAGATTTATCTTCCCTGCGTACTGGTATTATTGCAGCTGCACCGTGTCCTGAAGAAATTGTAAAGAAAATTCGGACCGACATGGGGTGTGATGTTGTTGTTTCATACGGCTTAACAGAATCTTCAGCTGGGGTAACGATGACGAGCTTCGATGACGATGACGCGGTTCGCTCGGAGACGGTTGGAAAAGTAATGCCAGGAGCAGAAGCGAAAGTGGTCGATAGCAATCGACAAGAAGTGGCTACTAATGAAGTTGGGGAATTGGCGATTAAGAGTTTTGGAGTAATGAAAGGATATTACCAATTACCGGAGAAAACAAGTGAAGCGATCGATCACGAAGGCTGGTTTTACACAGGAGATTTAGCGACCATTGATGAAAGGGGTTACATTCGGATTGTTGGCCGGAAGAAAGAAATGATTATCCGGGGCGGCTATAATATATATCCTCGAGAAATTGAAGAGATTTTTTACGCACATCCAAGTGTCTTAGAAGTCGCCGTTATTGGCTTACCAGATACTGTTTTAGGGGAAGTTACTTGTGCGGCAATCAAGTTAAAGCCAAATCAACAGGAAGACGAAACTTCGATGAAAGAATATATAAAAGGAAAGATAGCGAACTATAAAATTCCTGATCATTTCATTTTCTTAGAAGAACTTCCGATGACTGGAAGCGGGAAAATTAAAAAGATGGCGTTAGAATCGGAAGTGAGAGAGAAGTTAAAGGCATCATTGCGCTAG
- a CDS encoding LVIVD repeat-containing protein has protein sequence MKKRNLLITTALVGTMTLGGIAPTTFAHDALGSDINKGERHVFNLEEIERLTASFKDGSKNVSNFREAAAVQISELNGVQNNTADVYAHKGYAYLGTHTAAGGNGGVRVFDLQNPSNPVEVAVFADDIPHTWQEKVIVKSVNTPHFKGDLAAVSIQQTSRNNVNRPDSKGGVLLYDVTDPTNPQKLGFYELDRRITGTHELYLTTQGNRALVLTSSPYADYYTHGEDQDFQIIDVTDPTNPDKLWGWDPRELEEVAEDFNGYHWNSPDGKTRPVFNHSVITDNNAQHAYVSMWDLGTVIFDIKDPENPVYLGRTDYRDDQKGAAHSAALAKGGTVLIETREVANPIGDGYESAYGYTRIFDIKDKSNPVLLSEFTTDLTYDIPDSGNVSTFAKTVHDPKVHGNTLYLSYYSGGVVMVDITDPANPTQIGQYTPEQADVWGVFVDRNYILASDMGQGLKVLTRGQQGNGNGR, from the coding sequence TTGAAAAAGCGAAATCTACTTATTACAACAGCATTAGTTGGGACAATGACATTGGGAGGAATTGCACCGACGACTTTTGCCCATGATGCTCTTGGCTCAGATATTAACAAAGGCGAACGTCACGTATTCAATTTAGAAGAAATCGAGAGGTTAACAGCGAGCTTTAAAGATGGTTCGAAAAATGTGTCGAATTTCAGAGAGGCGGCAGCTGTCCAAATCAGTGAACTAAACGGTGTACAAAACAATACAGCTGATGTATACGCACATAAAGGTTATGCTTATTTAGGAACGCATACGGCAGCAGGTGGCAATGGGGGAGTTCGTGTTTTTGATTTACAAAACCCATCCAATCCAGTTGAAGTGGCCGTATTCGCGGATGATATTCCACATACATGGCAAGAAAAGGTGATTGTGAAATCAGTCAATACCCCTCATTTTAAAGGAGATCTTGCAGCAGTTAGTATCCAGCAAACTTCTCGTAACAATGTGAACCGTCCGGACAGTAAAGGAGGCGTACTATTATATGATGTGACAGATCCAACCAATCCACAGAAGCTAGGTTTCTATGAATTAGATCGTCGCATTACAGGAACGCATGAGCTCTATTTAACAACACAAGGTAACCGTGCACTTGTGTTAACGTCGAGTCCATATGCAGATTATTATACACATGGGGAAGATCAAGATTTTCAAATCATAGATGTGACAGATCCAACTAACCCTGATAAATTATGGGGCTGGGATCCACGCGAGCTTGAAGAAGTAGCCGAAGATTTCAATGGTTACCACTGGAATTCCCCAGATGGAAAAACTAGACCGGTCTTCAATCACAGTGTCATTACCGATAATAATGCTCAGCATGCTTATGTTTCGATGTGGGATTTAGGAACGGTCATTTTTGATATTAAAGACCCTGAAAACCCAGTATACTTAGGAAGAACAGATTACAGGGATGATCAAAAAGGAGCCGCTCACTCTGCTGCGCTTGCTAAAGGGGGTACGGTGTTAATTGAGACTCGTGAAGTAGCCAACCCTATTGGTGACGGTTATGAGAGTGCTTATGGTTATACGCGTATTTTTGATATTAAAGATAAGTCCAACCCTGTTTTGCTAAGTGAATTCACAACAGATCTTACGTATGATATTCCAGATAGCGGAAATGTAAGCACGTTCGCTAAAACAGTTCATGATCCTAAAGTACACGGCAACACATTGTATTTATCTTATTACTCTGGCGGGGTAGTGATGGTCGATATTACCGACCCAGCGAACCCTACTCAAATTGGTCAATATACTCCGGAGCAAGCCGATGTATGGGGTGTGTTTGTAGATCGTAACTATATCCTAGCATCTGATATGGGGCAAGGATTGAAAGTGTTAACTCGCGGACAACAAGGAAATGGGAATGGCCGCTAA
- a CDS encoding TRAP transporter small permease has translation MTLTNFFGKLSDAIHKVEKLIVMILIVAMFLALTAGVFFRYYLNSPLFWSDEFAIFTLVWLTFLGGSIGIKRQQTAAVTILVDKLNEKSRKIIASIGFVIILLFCLFIVYYSYIWLSSPNIVLQKSNSMQLPMIYPYLSVPIGFIFMSLHSVHLFLLSLKETL, from the coding sequence GTGACTTTAACTAACTTTTTCGGAAAATTAAGTGATGCTATCCATAAGGTAGAAAAGTTGATAGTTATGATCTTAATAGTTGCAATGTTTTTAGCACTTACAGCTGGTGTATTTTTCCGTTATTATCTAAACAGCCCCTTATTCTGGAGTGACGAGTTTGCTATTTTCACTTTGGTTTGGTTAACCTTTTTGGGTGGAAGTATAGGTATTAAACGGCAGCAAACAGCTGCCGTAACCATTTTAGTAGATAAATTGAATGAAAAGAGTCGAAAGATCATTGCAAGTATAGGTTTTGTGATTATTTTATTATTTTGTTTGTTTATCGTTTACTATTCTTATATTTGGTTAAGTTCACCAAATATCGTATTACAAAAATCTAATTCGATGCAGCTTCCGATGATTTACCCTTATTTAAGTGTTCCAATAGGCTTTATCTTTATGAGTTTACACTCGGTGCATTTATTTTTGTTAAGTCTAAAGGAAACTTTATAA